The following coding sequences lie in one Candidatus Methylomirabilis lanthanidiphila genomic window:
- a CDS encoding peptidase S41, whose protein sequence is MRFGDLFRKGRKGMVVVLTLALLVIGGGGHHEVTAVEDSYERLKVFAEVLSLIQANYVDETKPRDLIYSGIKGMLESLDPHSAFMPPDIFKEMQVETHGSFGGLGIEITVKDRMLTVVAPIEGTPADRAGIHPGDRIIKIDGNPSKDMTLMEAVKKLRGPQGTSVTLIILREESPGPFEVKLIREIIEVKSVKTKDLGDGVAYVRISAFQERTGKDLLKAIEQLEQNGMSAMVLDLRNNPGGLLNQAVQVSDLFLDQGQLIVYTEGRLKNQDLRFSAEHGAQIPKVPIVVLVNGGSASASEIVAGALQDWKRAVILGTKTFGKGSVQTVVPLNDGSGLRLTTAKYFTPKGRSIHGTGLVPDIVVEVPRPTPVKAQSGPGDKESEPSKERPEKREEKKISEEEGDATLQIGKRDGPDPNSDVQLKRAMEILKASQILEKGSGG, encoded by the coding sequence ATGAGATTCGGAGATCTGTTTCGGAAGGGACGGAAGGGCATGGTCGTGGTATTGACCTTGGCGCTGTTGGTCATCGGCGGCGGTGGCCACCATGAGGTTACGGCGGTCGAGGACAGCTACGAGCGGTTGAAGGTCTTTGCCGAGGTCCTATCGCTGATCCAGGCGAATTACGTAGACGAAACGAAGCCCCGCGACCTGATCTACAGCGGGATCAAGGGGATGCTGGAGTCGCTCGATCCTCACAGTGCGTTCATGCCGCCCGATATCTTCAAAGAGATGCAGGTCGAGACCCATGGCTCATTCGGAGGTCTGGGGATCGAGATCACCGTCAAGGATAGAATGCTCACGGTCGTCGCGCCGATCGAAGGGACCCCGGCCGACCGAGCCGGCATCCATCCTGGCGACCGGATCATCAAGATCGACGGCAACCCTAGCAAAGACATGACCCTTATGGAGGCGGTAAAAAAGCTTCGGGGTCCCCAGGGTACAAGCGTCACCCTGATCATCCTCCGCGAAGAGTCTCCTGGGCCGTTCGAGGTGAAGCTGATTCGGGAGATCATCGAGGTCAAAAGCGTGAAGACCAAAGACCTGGGCGATGGAGTCGCATACGTTCGAATCAGCGCATTCCAGGAGCGGACCGGGAAGGACCTCTTGAAGGCGATCGAGCAGTTGGAGCAGAACGGGATGTCTGCGATGGTGCTGGACCTGCGCAACAACCCGGGCGGCCTCTTGAATCAGGCCGTCCAGGTGTCCGATCTGTTCCTGGACCAGGGACAGCTCATCGTCTACACCGAGGGTCGGCTCAAGAATCAGGATCTCCGTTTCTCGGCCGAACACGGGGCCCAGATTCCCAAGGTCCCTATAGTGGTGTTAGTAAATGGGGGCTCCGCCAGCGCCTCCGAGATCGTCGCGGGCGCGCTTCAGGACTGGAAGAGAGCAGTGATTCTTGGAACCAAGACCTTCGGGAAGGGATCGGTGCAGACCGTTGTTCCGCTGAACGATGGGTCCGGCCTGCGTTTGACCACGGCGAAGTACTTCACACCGAAGGGGCGGTCAATCCACGGCACTGGGCTTGTCCCGGATATCGTCGTGGAGGTGCCACGGCCCACCCCGGTGAAGGCGCAGAGCGGCCCAGGTGATAAGGAAAGTGAGCCGAGTAAGGAGCGGCCAGAAAAACGAGAGGAGAAGAAGATCTCTGAAGAGGAGGGGGACGCCACCCTGCAGATCGGCAAGCGTGACGGGCCTGATCCCAACAGCGACGTCCAGTTGAAGCGAGCGATGGAGATTCTCAAGGCAAGCCAGATCCTCGAGAAGGGGAGCGGAGGGTAG
- the surA gene encoding Chaperone SurA precursor — MKRAGRQAAGGRRQGRGVKSPHPPFAKWGYRGIWGAKCSAVALLLSILVTSNSGAVILDRVVAVVNDDVITLTEVQEEGLQAIRSIVRDTLGAERERQLRSTERQVLDELILRRLQLQEAKKEKIEASPAEVQSAIEELKKRNGLTSDEDLRTALSREMLSEEQFRRGILEQVILTKLVARQVRSKVVVLDEEVQQYYEQRQDQFREIPQFKIRHLLVTVPPQATSSEISRAKNRIEEAQTLLKKGTNFSTVAKQYSEGPLASSAGEIWAMKRGELAPELEQAALALPIGQPSDIITTQAGFHLIVVEERFSGRTLSFDQVKDRLRAILFDQKTETKFKEWIESLRTKANVEMKL, encoded by the coding sequence ATGAAGAGAGCGGGGCGGCAGGCGGCAGGCGGCAGGCGCCAGGGTCGAGGCGTAAAATCCCCCCACCCCCCCTTTGCGAAATGGGGGTACAGGGGGATTTGGGGCGCGAAGTGCTCCGCCGTAGCCCTTCTACTCAGCATCCTCGTCACTTCGAACTCCGGAGCAGTCATCCTCGACCGCGTCGTTGCCGTGGTCAACGATGACGTCATCACGTTGACCGAGGTGCAGGAGGAAGGGCTCCAGGCTATTCGAAGCATTGTGCGAGATACGTTGGGAGCGGAGCGAGAGCGGCAGCTCCGCAGTACGGAACGCCAGGTGTTGGATGAACTGATTCTCCGGAGGCTGCAGCTCCAGGAGGCGAAGAAGGAAAAGATCGAGGCGAGTCCTGCAGAGGTACAGTCCGCTATTGAGGAATTAAAGAAGCGCAACGGATTGACCAGCGATGAGGATCTGAGGACTGCGCTGTCCAGAGAAATGCTGAGCGAGGAACAGTTTCGAAGGGGGATCCTCGAACAGGTGATACTGACGAAGCTGGTGGCCAGGCAGGTGCGATCAAAGGTCGTAGTGCTTGACGAGGAGGTCCAGCAATATTACGAGCAACGGCAGGATCAATTCAGAGAGATCCCACAATTCAAAATCCGCCATCTCCTCGTGACCGTACCCCCGCAGGCGACCTCCAGTGAGATATCGCGCGCGAAGAACCGGATCGAGGAAGCGCAGACGCTTCTCAAGAAGGGAACCAATTTCTCGACGGTTGCCAAGCAATATTCGGAAGGGCCGCTGGCGTCATCTGCTGGCGAGATCTGGGCGATGAAGCGCGGGGAGCTGGCGCCAGAGTTAGAGCAGGCGGCTCTTGCCCTGCCGATCGGCCAGCCCAGCGACATCATTACGACTCAGGCCGGTTTCCATCTCATTGTCGTCGAGGAGCGGTTTTCAGGCCGGACCCTGTCATTCGACCAGGTGAAGGACCGCCTTCGCGCTATTCTCTTTGATCAGAAGACCGAGACCAAATTTAAAGAGTGGATCGAAAGCCTGAGGACGAAGGCTAATGTCGAAATGAAGCTCTAG
- a CDS encoding glycerol-3-phosphate cytidylyltransferase, whose product MTVDVGKLRSLQELVAIVRTRQALGERIVFTNGCFDLLHRGHTRLLQHAKALGNLLIVGLNSDASVRLLKGPSRPVLLQDERAELLSALASVDYVVIFEEADPSRIIAALEPDVLVKGADWTKDEVIGRETVERRGGQVVTIPLVAGCSTSRIVRRIMETVHPQQAER is encoded by the coding sequence ATGACGGTCGACGTCGGCAAACTCCGATCCTTGCAGGAGTTGGTTGCCATCGTTCGTACTCGCCAGGCGTTGGGAGAACGAATAGTCTTTACGAATGGCTGTTTCGATCTGCTCCACCGGGGGCATACCCGCCTGTTGCAGCACGCGAAGGCGCTGGGCAACCTGTTGATCGTTGGTCTGAACAGCGATGCATCCGTCCGGCTTCTCAAAGGCCCGTCCAGACCGGTACTGTTGCAGGATGAGCGGGCCGAACTGCTCTCGGCCCTGGCCTCGGTCGACTATGTGGTGATCTTTGAGGAGGCGGACCCGAGCCGCATCATCGCAGCACTTGAGCCCGACGTGCTGGTCAAGGGCGCAGACTGGACGAAGGATGAGGTTATCGGTCGGGAGACGGTGGAGCGACGGGGCGGGCAAGTCGTGACGATCCCCTTGGTAGCGGGCTGTTCTACAAGTCGTATCGTACGTCGTATCATGGAGACGGTGCATCCGCAACAAGCTGAGCGCTGA
- a CDS encoding excinuclease ABC subunit B has product MVIRSMELSDNLLIPEMAEIMDRLDDRANALSLTGLFGASKALILSQIARRARRSLIIVVPSCAQAELLAKDLLVFYRGSVSFLPERDDDPETGYQRIACLAGLATKAIDLTVVSLQAALERLSPPSALLGAAITLCVGRLIAREELVGAIEAGGYRRVHQVTERGEYSLRGNLLDLFPLTPDLVRLDAPDMPVRAEFFGDELLELRAFDPATQRSVGAVEQVTVLPVVEVPSTDEANRQAVEEPGDLLQYAAPDALWVLADPAGLQAAAGDAARTAPILDWNDVEQRLSLRSRIFLEEFFPTHPLGQETTIGFQVQTIPAYRGRLTEVIRDLEGWRRQGRRIHLVCRSEAQSRRLADVLKEHDVAASLGQGMASPGEITILSRELSGGFHLDEASLTYITEAEIFGTRHIPPRRPRPKETSPLASYQELAYGDFVVHEDHGIGVYKGLRQLAVGGTEGDYLLIVYADHAKLYVPTSKLHLIHRYAGAEGGPPALDRLGSASWAKAKERVKASVREMSRELLALYAARQVIKGHALPPDTPWQREFEAGFPYEETPDQLRAIADVKADMERDRPMDRLICGDVGYGKTEVAMRAAFKTVIGGKQVAVLVPTTVLALQHAQTFSERFVGFPVTVEMLSRFRSRKEQGEVLRGVRDGTVDIVIGTHRLLQKDVQFRDLGLLVVDEEHRFGVAAKERMKQLRRQVDVLTLTATPIPRTLHMSMLGVRDVSTIETPPENRLSIKTTVARFDPALIKEAIEHELDRGGQVFFVHNRVESIERVARLITRLVPEARLAVAHGELSEERLERIMCEFYDGKFDVLLCTTIIESGLDVSAANTIIIDRADALGLAQLYQLRGRVGRDKHRAYAYLLVPKDVALSEVAKKRLQVIAELTELGAGFKVAARDLEIRGAGNLLGSAQHGQIAAVGIDLYCRLIESTVKELKGEAVTEPVEPSIRLEAEGYLPEAYVEDSNVRFQLYKRLAALSASQDVSAFQEELVDRFGELPHETERLLTAMTLKIMARTLHIREVDAAGKAIRIVFGESPPLAPDKVAALLHEERGRLRYIPKDSTRAGYDELEYTAEGGAKIAIARTLLSRLQACQ; this is encoded by the coding sequence ATGGTCATACGATCAATGGAGTTGTCGGACAATCTGCTGATCCCGGAGATGGCCGAGATCATGGATCGACTTGACGACAGGGCCAACGCGCTGTCGCTTACCGGTCTGTTCGGGGCCTCGAAGGCGTTGATCCTCTCCCAGATCGCTCGCCGAGCGAGGCGTTCTCTCATCATAGTGGTCCCCTCATGCGCGCAGGCCGAGTTGCTGGCAAAGGATCTGCTGGTGTTCTACCGCGGCTCAGTGAGCTTTTTACCAGAACGTGATGACGACCCGGAGACCGGGTATCAGCGGATTGCCTGCCTGGCCGGCCTGGCGACCAAGGCGATTGATCTGACAGTTGTCTCTCTCCAGGCTGCGCTCGAACGCCTCTCGCCTCCCTCGGCGCTTCTGGGAGCCGCCATCACGCTGTGCGTTGGACGACTGATCGCGCGCGAGGAGCTGGTAGGCGCCATCGAGGCAGGCGGTTACCGTCGAGTCCATCAGGTAACAGAGCGCGGCGAGTACAGTCTGCGCGGAAATCTTCTCGATCTTTTTCCTCTGACGCCCGATCTTGTCCGCCTCGACGCGCCGGACATGCCTGTGCGCGCTGAGTTCTTCGGGGACGAACTGCTTGAACTCCGCGCTTTTGATCCGGCTACCCAGCGGTCTGTCGGCGCTGTCGAACAGGTCACTGTGTTGCCTGTTGTGGAAGTACCATCGACTGATGAGGCGAATCGGCAGGCCGTGGAGGAACCGGGCGATCTCCTGCAGTATGCGGCGCCCGATGCCCTGTGGGTCTTAGCAGATCCGGCTGGACTCCAGGCGGCTGCGGGTGACGCCGCACGGACGGCCCCAATTCTTGACTGGAACGACGTCGAGCAGAGGCTTTCTCTCAGATCGCGGATCTTTCTGGAGGAGTTCTTCCCAACGCACCCTCTTGGGCAAGAGACGACCATTGGTTTTCAGGTACAGACTATTCCGGCCTACCGTGGACGACTGACGGAGGTGATACGGGATCTGGAGGGATGGCGTCGACAGGGCCGAAGAATCCACCTGGTCTGCAGAAGTGAGGCCCAGAGTCGGCGCCTGGCCGATGTACTCAAGGAGCATGACGTAGCGGCGTCGCTCGGTCAGGGAATGGCGTCGCCGGGCGAGATCACGATTCTTTCTCGCGAGCTCAGTGGCGGTTTTCACCTGGATGAGGCGTCGCTGACCTACATCACTGAGGCCGAGATCTTCGGGACTCGACATATTCCACCGCGCCGCCCAAGACCGAAGGAGACCTCCCCTCTTGCCTCCTATCAGGAGTTGGCCTATGGCGATTTTGTGGTCCATGAGGATCATGGAATCGGCGTCTACAAAGGACTGCGACAGCTTGCAGTAGGCGGGACGGAGGGCGACTACCTGCTCATTGTCTATGCCGATCACGCCAAGCTGTATGTGCCGACCAGCAAACTCCATCTGATCCATCGATATGCGGGCGCTGAAGGCGGTCCACCGGCGCTTGACCGGTTGGGAAGCGCCTCGTGGGCCAAGGCGAAGGAACGGGTCAAGGCGTCGGTTCGCGAGATGTCTCGGGAGTTGCTTGCGCTGTACGCGGCCAGACAGGTGATTAAGGGACACGCCCTCCCTCCCGATACGCCGTGGCAACGAGAATTCGAAGCCGGATTTCCGTATGAAGAGACGCCGGATCAACTTCGGGCGATTGCCGACGTCAAGGCCGACATGGAGCGGGACCGGCCGATGGACCGCCTGATCTGCGGTGACGTGGGATACGGCAAGACCGAGGTAGCCATGCGGGCTGCCTTTAAGACGGTCATAGGGGGGAAGCAGGTGGCGGTGTTGGTTCCGACCACGGTCCTCGCCCTGCAGCATGCGCAGACATTCTCCGAGCGGTTTGTGGGCTTTCCGGTGACGGTTGAGATGCTCTCCCGCTTCCGCAGCCGCAAGGAGCAGGGCGAGGTGCTGCGTGGAGTGCGTGACGGCACCGTTGATATCGTCATCGGCACCCATCGCCTGCTCCAGAAGGACGTCCAGTTCAGGGACCTGGGACTGTTGGTGGTCGATGAGGAGCACCGCTTCGGTGTCGCGGCCAAGGAGCGCATGAAGCAACTCCGGCGGCAGGTCGATGTCCTGACGCTCACCGCGACGCCGATCCCGCGGACCCTCCACATGTCGATGTTGGGGGTCAGAGACGTCAGCACCATTGAGACTCCGCCGGAGAACCGTCTTTCGATCAAGACAACCGTGGCCAGATTCGACCCCGCGCTCATCAAGGAGGCGATAGAGCATGAACTGGACAGAGGGGGGCAGGTTTTCTTCGTGCACAATCGCGTGGAGAGCATCGAGCGCGTGGCTCGTCTGATCACGCGGTTGGTCCCGGAGGCGAGGCTTGCGGTGGCGCACGGCGAACTGTCGGAAGAGCGCCTGGAACGGATTATGTGCGAGTTCTATGACGGCAAGTTCGATGTTCTGCTCTGCACCACGATCATCGAATCCGGCCTCGATGTGAGCGCCGCCAACACCATCATTATCGATCGCGCTGATGCCTTAGGGCTCGCGCAGCTCTATCAGCTTCGCGGGCGGGTCGGCCGGGATAAGCATCGCGCGTATGCCTACCTCCTGGTTCCGAAGGATGTGGCGCTGTCCGAAGTGGCCAAGAAGAGGCTCCAGGTTATTGCGGAACTGACCGAACTTGGCGCCGGATTCAAGGTCGCAGCGAGAGACCTGGAAATCAGAGGTGCGGGCAATCTTCTGGGATCGGCGCAGCACGGCCAGATCGCCGCCGTAGGCATTGATTTGTACTGCCGGCTGATCGAATCAACGGTCAAGGAGTTGAAGGGCGAAGCGGTGACGGAACCGGTTGAGCCCTCTATCAGGCTGGAGGCGGAAGGATATCTTCCAGAGGCCTATGTAGAGGATTCCAATGTCCGATTCCAGCTCTACAAACGGTTGGCTGCACTCTCGGCATCGCAAGATGTGTCCGCCTTTCAGGAGGAGCTGGTCGACCGTTTTGGCGAGCTTCCCCATGAGACAGAGCGCTTGCTGACCGCAATGACACTCAAGATCATGGCCCGGACACTCCATATCCGCGAGGTCGATGCCGCGGGTAAGGCGATTCGCATCGTATTCGGCGAGTCGCCACCCCTCGCTCCGGACAAGGTGGCAGCCCTGCTTCATGAAGAGCGCGGCCGGTTGCGTTACATCCCTAAAGACAGCACGCGTGCGGGATACGATGAGCTGGAATATACGGCAGAGGGGGGCGCCAAGATCGCCATCGCTCGGACTCTGTTGTCGCGACTGCAGGCGTGTCAATGA
- a CDS encoding tRNA threonylcarbamoyladenosine modification protein TsaD, with translation MAHLTLGIETSCDETAAAVLEDGRQIRSSVVASQDLLHAPYGGVVPELASRRHLEALWPVVREALTRARVSLGDLDGIAATAGPGLIGSLLVGLCFGKALAFARNIPLVGVNHLEGHLYAALLDREDLSFPFTGLVASGGHTHLYQATAPGQYRLLGRTLDDAAGEAFDKVAKYLSLGYPGGPRIEEWARKGDPNVVRFPRPVPSRGPYDFSFSGLKTAVVNYVKQSAVSSQQSESSSLQPSASSLQPVLDPDLVADICAGFQEAVVDVLVRVSLTAAKASASRRLVLAGGVACNGRLRSQLAHRAAEEGIQVYCPNPSLCTDNAAMIAAAGYPRLLRGERALLSLNADADLALGLT, from the coding sequence ATGGCACACCTCACCCTAGGGATTGAAACCTCGTGCGATGAGACGGCGGCCGCCGTTCTGGAGGACGGTCGGCAAATTCGCTCTTCCGTCGTCGCCTCTCAGGATCTCCTCCACGCCCCCTACGGCGGAGTCGTCCCAGAGTTGGCCTCCCGTCGTCACCTGGAGGCTCTCTGGCCGGTAGTCCGGGAAGCGCTCACAAGAGCGCGGGTCAGCCTTGGCGACCTTGATGGTATTGCGGCAACAGCAGGACCGGGGCTCATCGGTTCCCTGCTGGTTGGTCTCTGTTTCGGGAAGGCGCTGGCCTTTGCCCGTAATATCCCGCTGGTCGGTGTGAATCACCTGGAAGGGCATCTGTATGCCGCCCTGCTGGATCGCGAGGATCTCTCCTTCCCCTTCACCGGTCTTGTCGCATCAGGTGGCCATACCCATCTCTATCAGGCCACCGCCCCAGGTCAATATCGTTTACTCGGTCGAACCTTGGACGACGCGGCCGGAGAGGCGTTCGACAAGGTGGCGAAGTATCTTAGTCTTGGTTATCCGGGCGGACCGCGAATCGAAGAATGGGCGCGGAAGGGTGATCCGAATGTGGTGCGGTTTCCCAGGCCGGTTCCTTCGCGAGGGCCCTACGACTTCAGCTTCAGCGGCCTGAAGACCGCGGTCGTCAATTATGTAAAGCAGTCGGCAGTCAGCAGTCAGCAGTCAGAGAGTAGTTCGCTTCAGCCTTCAGCCTCTAGCCTTCAGCCTGTTCTAGATCCTGATTTGGTGGCGGACATCTGCGCCGGATTCCAGGAGGCTGTAGTGGATGTGCTGGTTCGCGTAAGCCTGACGGCGGCGAAGGCATCGGCGTCTCGCCGTCTCGTCCTGGCTGGAGGCGTTGCCTGCAACGGCAGGCTTCGATCGCAGCTTGCACATCGAGCGGCAGAGGAAGGCATACAGGTCTACTGCCCCAACCCGTCTCTCTGCACCGATAACGCCGCCATGATTGCCGCCGCCGGTTATCCTCGCCTTCTGCGCGGCGAGCGAGCCCTGCTGTCGTTGAATGCCGATGCCGATCTCGCTCTTGGTCTGACATAA
- a CDS encoding membrane protein has product MNRSALWPALLTAALLPLMATTAWGHAFPDHSEPRVGWALLTPPPRVRLWFDGMLEPAFSAIKVVDADNQQVDNKDGGVNRSDHTVLEASLPPLPSGRYRIVWSVVDHDGHRTEGDLLFSIGPGSYDRPRATSAPATLPQLFVRWLNFIGLSMLIGAVAFHMLIARSVALPYRGFETIEQPFRRLELSSIVLVALASVGELILRTQMMSGGHLAQISAALPVVLRQTHFGAVWLVRIGLIGLLTLVWGLRRMTALQSRQALMLSLSIAALIALTTTLSGHAAHWGDLTMPVLIDWIHLVAGAIWTGGLFTLGFLLQRFVFPPGAEEVARGLAAVSRPFSRMAAYCVFTLLVAGLFNAWLQVGSLLSLITTPYGLTLLAKLFLVWLVLALAAVNRYYFLPLIRDPAEARDRLLVKTIGRLGGVRLVGTGRTEEGGIRHRLRQFMRLEWILVIAALALAALLTHLPPARHILAHQHLEQHVLH; this is encoded by the coding sequence ATGAACAGATCAGCACTATGGCCCGCCCTGCTGACAGCCGCCCTGCTGCCTCTGATGGCCACTACGGCGTGGGGGCACGCCTTCCCTGACCATTCAGAGCCACGGGTTGGGTGGGCGCTGCTGACGCCGCCCCCGCGTGTAAGACTGTGGTTTGACGGAATGCTGGAGCCCGCCTTCAGTGCGATTAAGGTGGTCGATGCCGATAATCAGCAGGTTGACAACAAGGACGGAGGCGTCAATCGCAGCGACCACACCGTCCTGGAGGCGTCGCTTCCGCCCTTACCCTCAGGACGATACCGGATCGTGTGGAGCGTTGTCGACCACGACGGTCACCGCACCGAGGGCGATCTTTTGTTCAGCATCGGTCCGGGCTCTTACGATCGGCCGCGGGCCACCAGTGCGCCGGCTACGCTTCCGCAGCTTTTTGTCCGCTGGCTCAACTTCATCGGCCTCTCGATGTTGATTGGCGCGGTGGCCTTTCACATGCTCATCGCTCGGTCGGTTGCACTGCCGTATCGGGGATTCGAGACGATTGAGCAACCGTTTCGACGGTTGGAGTTGAGCTCCATCGTGCTTGTGGCGCTGGCGAGTGTCGGCGAACTCATTCTGAGAACGCAGATGATGAGCGGCGGGCATCTTGCCCAGATCAGCGCTGCGCTCCCGGTTGTGCTGCGACAGACCCACTTTGGCGCTGTCTGGCTCGTCCGGATCGGTCTCATTGGGCTCCTGACCCTCGTGTGGGGGCTCAGGCGGATGACTGCGTTGCAGAGCCGGCAGGCTCTGATGCTCTCTCTCTCCATCGCTGCGCTCATCGCTCTGACGACAACCCTGTCCGGGCACGCCGCGCACTGGGGAGACCTGACGATGCCTGTTCTTATCGACTGGATTCACTTGGTTGCGGGCGCTATCTGGACCGGCGGCCTCTTTACGCTGGGATTCCTGTTGCAGCGCTTCGTCTTTCCTCCCGGTGCGGAGGAGGTAGCGCGTGGACTTGCGGCGGTCAGTCGCCCTTTTTCACGGATGGCGGCCTACTGTGTGTTTACTCTGCTCGTGGCCGGCCTGTTCAACGCATGGTTACAGGTAGGATCGCTGCTGTCCCTTATCACAACGCCTTATGGGTTGACCCTCCTCGCAAAACTGTTCCTGGTGTGGCTTGTATTGGCGCTGGCTGCGGTAAACCGGTATTACTTCTTGCCGCTCATCCGAGACCCTGCCGAGGCCCGTGACCGACTGCTGGTCAAAACGATCGGTCGTCTTGGCGGCGTCAGACTGGTAGGGACGGGGCGCACCGAGGAGGGAGGTATTCGGCATCGCCTGCGTCAGTTCATGCGGCTGGAGTGGATCCTTGTTATTGCGGCCCTGGCTCTCGCGGCGCTTCTGACTCACCTCCCGCCGGCCCGCCACATCCTTGCCCACCAGCACCTTGAGCAGCACGTCCTTCATTAG
- a CDS encoding peptide deformylase — protein sequence MAKLPILLYPSPVIRKKSLLVTSINGELQRFIDDMVETMYAAPGMGLAAPQVGALKRVIVLDPSDDRTSHGSIVLINPVLVAGEGQIVDEEGCLCIPDLNEPVARFKHVAVKAYDRNEKEIILEGAGLLARILQHEIDHLDGILFIDRLSTAKRLLLKRRLKKTNRID from the coding sequence ATGGCGAAGTTGCCGATCCTCCTTTACCCATCTCCCGTCATCCGCAAGAAGTCGCTGCTGGTCACATCGATCAACGGCGAACTGCAGCGCTTCATCGATGACATGGTGGAAACCATGTACGCAGCGCCAGGCATGGGGCTTGCCGCTCCGCAAGTGGGAGCACTCAAGCGGGTCATCGTCCTGGACCCCTCCGACGACCGTACGTCCCATGGGTCGATAGTCCTCATTAATCCGGTGCTGGTCGCCGGTGAGGGACAGATCGTGGACGAGGAAGGGTGTCTCTGCATCCCGGATCTGAATGAACCGGTCGCGCGATTCAAGCACGTAGCAGTGAAGGCATACGACCGGAATGAGAAGGAGATCATTCTGGAGGGGGCTGGCCTGCTCGCGCGTATCTTACAGCACGAGATCGACCACTTGGATGGTATCTTATTTATCGACCGCCTGAGTACGGCGAAGCGACTTCTACTCAAGCGACGGCTGAAAAAGACCAACCGGATCGATTAG
- a CDS encoding OmpA/MotB domain protein: MNGSSKRGWAIRFALLTASVALMIAGCATTASYRPEIDGMKTALAEAKAAGAEMRAPEEYAAAEACLDWMTHEATEFNPFADPDARIRGKCQAAFAALREQMAAAPAATIPAEATRAEEKAVEVVSPQATPEPETARAAEEKASPLQDIFFDFDKSSIRADMKKSLTENVQWLNAHATASIIIEGHCDERGTVEYNQGLGQRRAASIKNYLVAAGINAKRITVVSYGKERPFAAGHDESAWKWNRRAHFVLQ, translated from the coding sequence ATGAACGGGAGTTCGAAGAGGGGCTGGGCAATCCGGTTCGCGCTTCTCACGGCATCGGTGGCTCTGATGATTGCGGGGTGTGCGACCACCGCGTCGTATCGCCCTGAGATCGACGGCATGAAGACGGCTCTTGCTGAGGCAAAGGCTGCAGGCGCCGAGATGCGCGCACCGGAGGAATACGCCGCGGCAGAAGCCTGCCTGGATTGGATGACTCACGAGGCCACTGAGTTCAATCCGTTTGCAGATCCCGACGCCCGTATACGCGGCAAGTGCCAAGCCGCCTTTGCTGCGCTGAGGGAACAGATGGCTGCTGCCCCTGCGGCGACGATCCCCGCTGAGGCGACTCGGGCGGAAGAAAAGGCGGTTGAGGTAGTCTCGCCTCAAGCGACGCCAGAGCCTGAGACGGCTCGAGCGGCAGAAGAAAAGGCATCACCCCTACAGGATATTTTCTTCGATTTCGACAAATCGTCGATTCGGGCGGATATGAAAAAGAGCCTTACCGAGAACGTTCAATGGTTGAACGCACATGCAACAGCCTCGATCATTATCGAGGGCCACTGCGATGAACGCGGAACCGTGGAGTACAACCAGGGGCTCGGCCAGCGACGAGCGGCGTCGATAAAGAACTATCTCGTCGCCGCCGGAATCAACGCCAAGCGGATCACGGTCGTCAGTTATGGGAAGGAGCGGCCCTTCGCCGCAGGCCATGACGAGTCGGCCTGGAAATGGAATCGGAGGGCTCATTTCGTCTTGCAATAG